A genomic segment from Streptomyces sp. NBC_00459 encodes:
- a CDS encoding DUF4395 domain-containing protein, which produces MDIDVRGPRFGAAVTTVVLAVVLVTGSPWLLAWQTLAFALGAAGGVGRSPYGWLFRKAVRPRLCPPTEFEAPEPPRFAQAVGLVFAGVGLAGYALGVEWLGLAATGAALAAAFLNAAFGYCLGCEMYLVVRRVTVRAE; this is translated from the coding sequence ATGGACATCGATGTGAGAGGGCCGCGTTTCGGGGCGGCCGTGACGACCGTCGTGCTGGCGGTCGTACTGGTCACCGGGAGCCCGTGGCTGCTGGCCTGGCAGACGCTGGCGTTCGCGCTGGGCGCGGCGGGCGGGGTCGGGCGTTCCCCGTACGGCTGGCTGTTCCGCAAAGCCGTCCGTCCGCGGCTCTGCCCGCCGACGGAGTTCGAGGCGCCCGAGCCGCCGCGGTTCGCACAGGCGGTCGGTCTCGTCTTCGCGGGCGTGGGGCTCGCCGGGTACGCGCTGGGTGTGGAGTGGCTGGGGCTCGCGGCCACCGGCGCGGCTCTGGCGGCGGCGTTCCTGAACGCCGCGTTCGGGTACTGCCTGGGGTGCGAGATGTACCTCGTCGTACGGCGGGTGACGGTACGCGCGGAGTAA
- a CDS encoding endonuclease/exonuclease/phosphatase family protein, which yields MPREVGVTRRQGLKSVAVAAIAGPLLTTAGSSNPAAAGEHPGALNVMTYNVRFGTVVDETPPWSVRRPVMRELLRRERPHVIGTQEGLYQQVRGIEQDLGGHYDWIGTGRGGGSKDEFMAVFYDTRRLEPLEFDHFWLSDTPYTIASNTWKADWLRMVTWVRFADLADGRREFYVLNTHLDNVSQYARERSAKLIGRTIAGWDPAAPVIVTGDFNSPAHDNRVYDLMLANGLVDTWDAAASRSPAYGTFNAYRPPKPGGRRIDWILTSPGVTTNWAAVNTFSVDGLYPSDHLPVQASLTLG from the coding sequence AGCGGGGCCGCTGCTGACCACGGCGGGATCGTCGAATCCGGCGGCCGCCGGCGAACATCCGGGCGCCCTGAACGTCATGACGTACAACGTGCGCTTCGGGACCGTCGTCGACGAGACACCGCCGTGGTCCGTGCGCCGCCCGGTGATGCGGGAACTGCTGCGCCGCGAGCGCCCGCACGTCATCGGCACCCAAGAGGGGCTCTACCAGCAGGTGCGCGGTATCGAGCAGGATCTCGGCGGGCACTACGACTGGATCGGCACCGGCCGAGGGGGTGGCAGCAAGGACGAGTTCATGGCGGTCTTCTACGACACCCGAAGACTTGAGCCGCTCGAATTCGATCACTTCTGGCTGTCCGACACCCCCTACACGATCGCCTCCAACACCTGGAAGGCGGACTGGCTGCGCATGGTGACCTGGGTGAGATTCGCCGATCTCGCCGACGGGAGGCGGGAGTTCTACGTCCTCAACACCCACCTGGACAACGTCAGCCAGTACGCCCGGGAGCGCTCCGCGAAGCTCATCGGCAGGACGATCGCCGGGTGGGACCCGGCGGCACCGGTGATCGTCACCGGCGACTTCAACTCGCCCGCCCACGACAACCGGGTGTACGACCTGATGCTGGCGAACGGGCTCGTGGACACCTGGGACGCGGCGGCCTCGCGCAGCCCGGCGTACGGAACGTTCAACGCGTACCGGCCGCCCAAACCCGGCGGTCGGCGCATCGACTGGATCCTGACCTCGCCCGGGGTGACCACGAACTGGGCGGCGGTCAACACCTTCTCCGTGGACGGGCTTTACCCCAGCGACCATCTGCCGGTGCAGGCCTCGCTGACCCTGGGGTGA
- a CDS encoding flavin reductase family protein has product MTATPALGTSQSILPASPGLLRSVFRQHAAGVAVITARGSAGPVGFTATSLASVSAEPPLISFGIGTGASSWPAMSEADHVGVHILGEHQHELAATFARSGADRFGAPTAWREGPEGVPVLDGVLAWLVCRPVARVPAGDHRIVLAEVVLGDPAGSGRPLLYHQGRFNGLRD; this is encoded by the coding sequence ATGACGGCCACGCCCGCTCTCGGTACCTCTCAGTCCATCCTTCCCGCCTCTCCCGGCCTCCTGCGTTCCGTCTTCCGGCAGCACGCGGCAGGGGTCGCGGTGATCACCGCCCGGGGCAGCGCCGGGCCCGTCGGTTTCACCGCGACCTCCCTCGCCTCCGTCTCCGCCGAGCCGCCGCTCATCTCCTTCGGCATCGGCACCGGTGCCTCCAGCTGGCCCGCGATGTCCGAGGCCGACCATGTCGGCGTCCACATACTCGGTGAGCACCAGCACGAGCTGGCCGCGACCTTCGCCCGCAGCGGCGCCGACCGGTTCGGCGCGCCCACCGCCTGGCGTGAGGGTCCCGAAGGGGTGCCCGTCCTCGACGGTGTCCTCGCCTGGCTGGTGTGCCGGCCCGTCGCGCGCGTGCCGGCCGGGGACCACCGGATCGTGCTGGCCGAGGTCGTGCTGGGCGATCCCGCGGGTTCCGGGCGTCCGCTTCTCTATCACCAGGGCCGCTTCAACGGACTCCGAGACTGA
- a CDS encoding electron transfer flavoprotein subunit alpha/FixB family protein: protein MAEVLVYVDHVDGAVRKPTLELLTLARRIGEPVAVALGAGAAATAGALAEHGAVKVLTHEAAEYADYLVVPKVDALQAAYAAVSPAAVLVPSSAEGKEIAARLALRIGSGIITDAVDLEAGDEGPVATQSAFAASFTTRTRVAKGTPVITVKPNSAPVEAAPAAGAVEALDVTFSAQATGTKVTARTPRESTGRPELTEAAIVVSGGRGVNGAENFPIIEALADSLGAAVGASRAAVDAGWYPHTNQVGQTGKSVSPQLYIANGISGAIQHRAGMQTSKTIVAVNKDAEAPIFDLVDYGVVGDLFDVVPQLTEEINARKG, encoded by the coding sequence ATGGCTGAAGTTCTCGTCTACGTCGATCACGTGGACGGCGCCGTCCGCAAGCCCACCCTGGAGCTGCTGACCCTCGCCCGCCGCATCGGCGAGCCGGTCGCCGTCGCCCTGGGTGCCGGTGCCGCCGCCACCGCCGGCGCGCTCGCCGAGCACGGTGCCGTCAAGGTCCTCACCCACGAGGCCGCCGAGTACGCCGACTACCTGGTCGTCCCGAAGGTCGACGCCCTCCAGGCCGCGTACGCCGCCGTCTCCCCGGCCGCCGTGCTGGTCCCCTCCTCCGCCGAGGGCAAGGAGATCGCCGCCCGTCTGGCGCTGCGCATCGGCTCCGGCATCATCACCGACGCCGTCGACCTGGAGGCCGGCGACGAGGGCCCGGTGGCCACGCAGTCCGCGTTCGCCGCGTCCTTCACCACCAGGACCCGCGTCGCCAAGGGCACCCCGGTCATCACGGTCAAGCCGAACTCCGCCCCGGTGGAGGCCGCCCCGGCCGCGGGCGCCGTCGAGGCCCTCGACGTCACCTTCTCCGCCCAGGCCACGGGCACCAAGGTCACCGCGCGCACCCCGCGCGAGTCGACCGGCCGCCCCGAGCTGACCGAGGCCGCGATCGTCGTCTCCGGCGGCCGTGGCGTCAACGGCGCCGAGAACTTCCCGATCATCGAGGCGCTCGCCGACTCCCTCGGTGCCGCCGTCGGCGCCTCGCGCGCCGCGGTGGACGCGGGCTGGTACCCGCACACCAACCAGGTCGGCCAGACCGGCAAGTCCGTCTCCCCGCAGCTGTACATCGCCAACGGCATCTCCGGCGCCATCCAGCACCGCGCCGGCATGCAGACCTCGAAGACCATCGTGGCCGTCAACAAGGACGCCGAGGCCCCGATCTTCGACCTCGTCGACTACGGCGTCGTCGGTGACCTCTTCGACGTCGTCCCGCAGCTCACCGAGGAGATCAACGCCCGCAAGGGCTGA
- a CDS encoding thioredoxin family protein — translation MTGIVMCVAVLAAASAFGVLHRRRSGRVRVRVRDDGKRLGAAELGENLGERATLVQFSSAFCAPCRATRRILGEVAGLVPGVTHVEIDAEAHLDLVRRLDILKTPTVLVLDADGRIVRRATGQPRKEEVIAALGEAV, via the coding sequence ATGACCGGAATCGTGATGTGTGTGGCAGTGCTCGCGGCGGCGAGCGCCTTCGGAGTGCTGCATCGGCGGCGGAGCGGGAGAGTGCGCGTGCGTGTGCGCGACGACGGAAAGCGGCTGGGCGCCGCCGAGTTGGGCGAGAACCTCGGCGAGCGGGCGACGCTCGTCCAGTTCTCCAGTGCCTTCTGCGCGCCCTGCCGGGCCACCCGTCGCATCCTCGGTGAGGTGGCCGGCCTCGTCCCCGGCGTCACCCACGTCGAGATCGACGCCGAGGCGCATCTGGACCTCGTACGCAGGCTGGACATCCTGAAGACGCCCACTGTGCTGGTCCTCGACGCCGACGGGCGGATCGTGCGGCGGGCGACCGGGCAGCCGCGCAAGGAAGAGGTCATCGCCGCGCTGGGGGAGGCCGTTTGA
- a CDS encoding electron transfer flavoprotein subunit beta/FixA family protein yields the protein MSLRIVVTVKYVPDATGDRHFADDLTVDRDDVDGLLSELDEYAVEQALQIADEADDAEITVLTVGPEDAKDALRKALSMGADKAIHVEDDDLHGTDAIGTSLVLAKAIEKAGFDLVISGMASTDGTMGVVPALLAERLGVPQVTLLSEVSVEDGVVKGRRDGDSASEQLEASLPAVVSVTDQSGEARYPSFKGIMAAKKKPVQSWDLSDLDLEAEEVGLEGAYSVVDSATQRPARTAGTIVKDEGEGGKQLAEFLAGQKFI from the coding sequence GTGAGCTTGAGGATCGTTGTCACTGTGAAGTACGTGCCCGACGCCACTGGCGACCGGCACTTCGCCGATGACCTGACCGTCGACCGTGACGACGTGGACGGTCTGCTCTCGGAGCTCGACGAGTACGCGGTCGAGCAGGCGCTGCAGATCGCCGACGAGGCCGACGACGCGGAGATCACGGTCCTGACCGTCGGCCCCGAGGACGCCAAGGACGCGCTGCGCAAGGCCCTGTCGATGGGCGCCGACAAGGCGATCCACGTCGAGGACGACGACCTGCACGGCACCGACGCCATCGGCACCTCCCTGGTGCTGGCCAAGGCGATCGAGAAGGCCGGCTTCGACCTGGTCATCTCCGGCATGGCCTCCACCGACGGCACCATGGGTGTCGTACCGGCGCTGCTCGCCGAGCGTCTGGGCGTCCCGCAGGTCACCCTGCTCTCCGAGGTCTCCGTCGAGGACGGTGTCGTCAAGGGCCGCCGCGACGGCGACTCCGCGTCCGAGCAGCTGGAGGCCTCCCTCCCGGCGGTCGTGTCGGTCACCGACCAGTCCGGCGAGGCGCGTTACCCGTCCTTCAAGGGCATCATGGCCGCCAAGAAGAAGCCGGTTCAGTCCTGGGACCTGTCCGACCTCGACCTGGAGGCCGAGGAGGTCGGTCTGGAGGGCGCGTACTCCGTGGTCGACTCCGCGACCCAGCGCCCGGCGCGCACGGCCGGCACGATCGTCAAGGACGAGGGCGAGGGCGGCAAGCAGCTGGCCGAGTTCCTCGCGGGCCAGAAGTTCATCTAG